The window GCCTTATCTGGGTCGGTCCCAAGCCTGAGGTCATCACGGCGCTTGGCGATAAGGTAGAAGCACGACGGATCGCCGAAAAGGTCGGGGCGCCTCTTGTCAAAGGATCGGACGGTCCTCTGGCCACCGCCGAGGAAGCCATCGCCTTTGCCCGGCAGGCCGGTTTGCCGCTGGCGATCAAGGCTGCCTTCGGCGGCGGTGGCCGCGGCATGAAGGTCGTTCATCGCATCGAGGATGTCGGCGAGTTCTTCGAATCCGCCGTGCGCGAGGCGAAGGAAGCCTTCGGACGCGGCGAATGTTATGCCGAGCAGTTCCTGGAAAAACCACGCCATATCGAGGCGCAGATCATCGCCGACAGCCACGGCAATACGGTGGTGCTCGGCACCCGCGACTGCTCGCTGCAGCGGCGCAATCAAAAGCTTGTCGAGGAGGCGCCGGCACCATTCATCTCCGAGGAGCAGCGCAGCCGCATTCACGATGCCGCCAGGGCGATCTGCGCTTCAGCCGGCTATACCGGCGCCGGCACGGTTGAATTCCTTCTATCGCAGAACGGAGTCATTTCTTTCCTCGAGGTCAATACCCGCCTGCAGGTCGAACATCCGGTGACGGAGGAAACGACCGGCGTCGATATTGTCATCGAGCAGCTGCGCATCGCCGATGGGCTGCCGCTGTCGGTCACGCAGACACCTGGCCCACGCGGCCATGCCTTCGAATTCCGCATCAATGCCGAGGATCCGGGCCGTGGGTTTCTGCCGACACCGGGGTTGATCACGGGTTTTCGCGCCCCGTCCGGTCCTGGCATCCGGCTCGACAGCGGCGTGGAAGCCGGCTCCGAAATTCCCGGCCTTTATGACTCGATGATGGCCAAACTGATCGTTACCGGCGCGACCCGCGAGGAAGCGTTGATCCGCGCCCGCCGGGCGCTTGCGGAATTCAAGATCGAAGGCGTCGCCTCCGTGCTGCCGTTCCACCGGGCCGTGCTGGAGGAACCGGCTTTCACCGGTGAGGATGGGTTCAAGGTCTTCACCAACTGGATCGAGACAGAATTCCGTGGCGTCGAGCCGGCACCGCGAGTTGATCCGGTGGAAGGCGGACTGCTGCGAAGCTTCATCGAGATCGACGGCAAACGCCATGCGTTCGGCCTTCCAGCTGGGCTGTTTTCGGGCGCTGCGGCTCCAAGAACGACGTCAGGCCCTGTATCCGCCAGTGCAAACAGCAATGC is drawn from Rhizobium sp. N324 and contains these coding sequences:
- a CDS encoding acetyl/propionyl/methylcrotonyl-CoA carboxylase subunit alpha → MKKLLIANRGEIAIRISRAARDYGIASVAIYSDADAASLHVDLADDAYCLGAGRPADTYLNIGKILEIARRAGADAVHPGYGFLSERAEFASAVIDAGLIWVGPKPEVITALGDKVEARRIAEKVGAPLVKGSDGPLATAEEAIAFARQAGLPLAIKAAFGGGGRGMKVVHRIEDVGEFFESAVREAKEAFGRGECYAEQFLEKPRHIEAQIIADSHGNTVVLGTRDCSLQRRNQKLVEEAPAPFISEEQRSRIHDAARAICASAGYTGAGTVEFLLSQNGVISFLEVNTRLQVEHPVTEETTGVDIVIEQLRIADGLPLSVTQTPGPRGHAFEFRINAEDPGRGFLPTPGLITGFRAPSGPGIRLDSGVEAGSEIPGLYDSMMAKLIVTGATREEALIRARRALAEFKIEGVASVLPFHRAVLEEPAFTGEDGFKVFTNWIETEFRGVEPAPRVDPVEGGLLRSFIEIDGKRHAFGLPAGLFSGAAAPRTTSGPVSASANSNALTAPIPGTLQKWNVEDGAQVAEGEAVAVIEAMKMETRVLAPKAGRISIKAAQGAVVALGAELATIE